A region of the Brachyhypopomus gauderio isolate BG-103 chromosome 11, BGAUD_0.2, whole genome shotgun sequence genome:
GAATTTACGAGGGTCGACGCTCGTAGACCACCTATACTACTTCACAGCCAATTCAAACCGCTACAATTTTTAAAAGTGACTTAACATTTTTCAAATGCTTGCGTCgtttaaaatgtctttaaaaGAAAGCGTCACTACATAATAATGGGTAACTAACAACCAAGACGTCGAAACTCGGCCGTTCTCTAGTTGGGCCTGTTGCTAACGCGTCTAGCGCCACAGCAACGCGTGATTAGCTGCTGTGCTGGGTCTCCGTCATAAATCCAGTTCAGTTGGGGTCGTTCAGAACAGCCGGGGTTTCGGCCAACATAAATATTCTTTTGACAGTATGTGAGTGCTTTTTTAATATATacatttgcagggttgccaactctcacgcattgagcgtgagatacacgcatttgactgtcttcacacgctcacatgccacacttccgatttctcacgacgaaaaaaaatctatggtccatagtttatttacctctgattcaTATCTATGAttaaatgagttactagttcgctctggtgccaaccactgtcgatcgatcgatcgatcgcgataatataatacttaatttgtgtccattttacacccccccccccccccccccgtcaacaatttacactcgccacccccccaggttcaaatctcactccaagtgatcttgaaaagttgacAACCCTgcataaatacacaaatacatacacatatcGATATCTGCTCAAACAAAAAATGGTTTTATTTCTCATGTTGGAATTTTGGCGTGAATATGAAATTGACCACACGGATCCTGTAAAATTATTTCCCACCTAAACTTTATATACTATTTCTAATCATACTGAGcccattcattattattattatagtagcCACATTTATCACTGAGTTTTTGTCAGTTTTATTAAATTTACTCCAGCCATATTACCCTATTAGCCAGACTTGATCAGCGTTATTACATCATCCTTCATTCATAAATCAGTCTAATTATGACTGACCACAGATCAGTATTTCTGCAGCCACATCACGTTTAGCCATGTAATCACTGACCAGATCAGTGTTCCTGCAACCTCACTCAGCCATCACTCTATTTATGCCTATAACCACCATTCCTGTATCAATGTTTCTTTCCGGCAAAAATTGAAGACACAAACTACTTTCAACATGACAAAGGGAACATGGAAGTGCATCACATAAACATATTGTAAAAAATGgatcaaaataaaaatgtgcGGTGATATCTAATCTTATTTTATTGGCTGGCAGAAGACGCCTGAGAGGCTGGCAGAAGTCAATTTTACATTCATGGCATTGGATCAGAACTGATGATTCAGTGCAGTTCCTGTAATTCTTAATAAACGATGCATTCACACAGCCTAACAAAGTGcaaaaaacataaacaaacaaaaaacttcaATGTGGACCATTGTAAATATTGGACATTTAATTATAGGCCAGATTCATGAACAACTAAGTCTAGTCTTGGACTAAACTGAAGTGCTGATGTTGACTCAGTGTTGCAAATAGTTTTAGTCTAGAATAAGGCTTAAACTGGGTCTGGAAATCTGGCCTTATAATAGCTATAATCATTCCATTCACAGTGTGTTTCCTCAGTATGGTCCCAGTTTTAGGCATCAGTATGCCTACTTATTAACTCAAACCTGAGAGTCCACATTATTCCAGCACAAATACATGATTTTCATAGCATTAACTATGACATATTTAAAGAGAAAGGTCATTTCAATAGTTCAATTCAATGTATAAGTAAGAAAGCCTATGTAAGATCACTACAGATAAACACATTTACCTGCTTTTGTTAGGGCATAAGCCATTTAAATCTATACATTAAGTATATCACACACATCATTCTTTTCAAATTCTAGTTGTAATACAGAATCTGTTCTGGTGTCAGACCTAGATGAATGATACACCTACAGTACATTTTGAGAGGACTGTACGTTTTGGTTGTGCCTTTGAGTCTTCAAAGGGCATCACTCAATAATTTATACTAGTCTTAACACTATCTAAGTGTACAGTACATATTTAGTTTTATTCCCTGGTTTGGCGTCCTTGTACACAATATAAGGTGCATTTCATCAAGTGTTCCCAAGAGGCTTGTGAGTGGACAGAcagaaaagtaaaataaatttcATCTCACTTGAATTATACGGCAGCCACTAGTCATTTGATGACCTAGATTTATATACAGTGTCCAGCAAATTGTAAATATTCTTTTGATGTAGTCAATTTACTCTGTATTCTATGCAATTACTTGAGCAGGTGTGCACAGAAAAGAACAGATGGTGGCCACAAAATCACTGAATTGTGAATCAGGATGTCTCAATTTGCATAACTATACATCTTGACATACCAAGCACAAAGGCCATTGTGTCATTTTGTGGTTTTCACAGCAGGTGGTGTGATTTTCACTGTTGCGTGCAATCCAAACTTGACATGTTCTTAATGTAAGATATACCTTCATGCTCTTATTTAAAGATCGTATCAAGGAACTTTTTCTCTTGTAAGTTCTCACTTAGCAATAAATaggtgtgaaataaaaaaaatatggcacatgatTATTCAAACAGTACCAAAACAAAGTAAAATGCCACAAGTACATCACACTTCTGATTTCAAGTGTATTAGGCAGACGTGGTGCTGGACTTAGGAAGGCTCCGTTGCCACTCCAGAAGTACATGCCTGAATGTTGCAGGTTCCAGTTTCTCATTTTAAGAGTACTCAGAAGCATAAGGTCCTTTGATTTCACGAGCTTCACATAATTTCAGCTCTGTCCAGAGATTTCACTTTGAAACctgcagaaagaaaaaaagcagaGGACATGAGTGTATTTGGCATTATAATGGTGACACTTCTTTATCCTAATTATACAGCTGACTACCTGGTATGACCAGTAGGGGGCAACAGATTGGACTTCCCTTTCTGTATTAGCCCTGGTGATATTTCAGACCCTTTTCTTTGTGACACCTCCTGGAAAAACATCAGCAAGACAATGATTTTACTTACATTACCACTTTCATTACCACTCCTGAGTCTTGACTGGTTGCGCTTTTGCTCCAATAGATGATAGATTTTGATAGATTCGTCTCACAATGATCAGCACTGGGCTGTACATAGAGAAAGGTGGGTGTCTTGTGATTAAAACAGGACAATCTACAGCCCTCACCTCTTTGATGTGAGAGGTCTTGGTAatggggcagggtggaggaggtctgTTGGGTGGGCTTGGTCTGGGTTTGGCGCCAACCGGCGGAGATGGGCGGGGCTGAGAAGTGGCCTCTGAGAGCACAGGGCTCTGCTGGTGCAGTGCATATGCTGGAATTGGTGGAGGTTTGACCGTAGGCCGAACACTGGCATGCCTTGATCTGGGTGGACCAGACGGACTGGACCGCTGGCTCTCCTGCCATGggaaatttttttttagattaacATGctgcaaaatatatatttatatataaaaacacaaatatatatatatatttatttacatattatattaatttatatatatttaaaaaatacaagaTATGACATTACTGGTTTATCTGTGCCAGATCGTTTTATCTGCAATGCCGAGCTCGCATGAACATCAGCAGTAGGAGTTTTGGATTTCGGTGAAGCAGCCGCACTGAAATGCAAATCATAGTAGATAAAGTGATAAAGTCAGCCTGTGCTGAACAGCACATCAGGAGGACAGATTATTTAAATCAGAAGGACTTACTTAACATGTATGCGCTGAGGAGGATGGACGGTACTTTTAAGCGAATGGAGCTTCTTCCTGTAGCACCAGCAGAGGAAGAGAACAGCCAATCCCAAGCAGAGAAACACAGGCAGGAGCGCCAGGAGGGGAAATAAGGCTGAAGCAAAAGAGAAAAAGACACTGTTCACTACTTTCAGTTAAGAGAATTCAAGGACACAAGAACAGAGGACAACACAAATCAGTGTATTTGCTTAGAGGAACGTGCAGGTGAATTcccttatgtgttttgtgtgtgtgcgggcaggTTTTCCTTACAGTAGGGGACCACCGGTCCGCTGTCCAAACTGCCCCCACTGCCTTTTTCTTCACAATATGGTGGTGCCCAGCCTGCGTCACAGTGGCAGTTGTGATTGTTGTTGCACAGCTACAGAGGAAGACACCGCACAAACTCACTTAAACCAGCAGATATAAGACCATCGCAGGCCTTTGTTTACCGTAGTCCACATAAACATTATTGGAGACTTTTACCATATAATGACATAGGTGGTTCAGCTTCACTTTGATAACATATGACCTGAATTTAGTTTGTAGGACTCTATAGTGgtatacatttacagcatttggcaaaAATTCTTATCCAGACGCAATGTACATGTTTATCAGTGTGATGGCACATCAAGCTCCTTGGAATAAACTAATAATTGTGGATATTATTAACACCATGGGTTAATGGGAGGACAGGAAGTGACCAGGCTCAGTTAAGTCAAGCCACCCACATGGGCTAAACAGGTGCTAACTTTACCctaagagaggcagagaggaccACCCACCCCATGGCCGTGACACTTGGCGTTGCACTCATCCGCCCGGAGAAAGGACACATTGCGACACTCTCCATCAAAACAAATCTGCTCCAAGAGGGATATTAAAGATATCATATACCTTATTGGTAACAATCATGGTTACTGCATCTATCATCTTGATTTTGCCTTGCAacaaaaattaatttaaaattgCTATGCAGTGAGTTAAAGCTAACTGGTCTGGCTCGCATGACCTCATGTGCATAATACTAATGTGCTCTGACTATATTTCATGCATTAGCACAATTATTAGCATTGCTTCTGCAGGACACATCCCCCATTATACACTTAACAACGTGTCTCCGGTACTCACCGCATTGTCACCGCACTTGGTTCCAGTCATGACGAGCCCTGGGTCTAGCGTATCACCCTGGCTCTCCTCGTCCTGGTCCAGCCGGTACACGTGTGTTCCCCGACACAGGATCTGTCGACGGCCCTCGCGGATCGTGGTGTCAATGGCCACGGCGTTGGCCTCAATGGGCTTGGTGGCGCTGCTCAGACACTGAATCTTGCCACATTTAGCATCCCTTAGATGAAAATCAGCGTAAATATGCATCTTTCTCTTTTGCAGTGGCCACGATTTGGACTCCTTCCCTGAGAGAAGATCCTCACCTTTCTGTGCACCCCCTGTATTTGCCCATCAGGTCTTTGCCACAGTTTCCATAGGAATCACCAGCCTCGTTCACCTTGGTGAAGCACAGATCCGGAGCAGGCTGAGCATCTGTGAGGGCACCAGGAGAGAGCCGAACAAATACCTTCACAGCCATGTTCTCTGTGAAAACCTTGAAGGAGTTCCAGAGGGATTTAGGAAAAATGCCCGTGTAACAGTACGCTGCCCCGTGCGCACACAGGCTCCCGTCCACCAGGTAGAAGTTGGCAGGGCACGCCTCTGACTTCCCATCACAGTACTCGGGCAGATCACAGGTGCCTGAGATAGAGCGACACAGGACACCTGGACTCTTCAGCTTTTGAGAGCAAATCGGTCAAAAGGTGGAGAGAGACAAGGAAGACCACAGTCAGTGTGACAGGAAGTGATTGCATGTGGCACGATGTGAGTGAGCTGACACAAGAGGAGTGAGGAAACAACCTTGCAGTCCTGACAACACACTCCATGGGCACATTCAGCTCCTGCCTTCAGGGTGCAGTTATGAGCATTGCAACATGGACTGGAACATTCCTAGAAcatgcagacagagagaaagacgtaAAAACCTGATGTAAAAACCTATGGAGGTGCAAACAGTGTGATGAGCATGACATTTGAGATCTTACCTCTACTTCTCCACAGTcacactcctctccctcctctaggTAGCCATTACCACAGCGTTGACCTCCATACATGGCCTTGGTGTTTGGGGGGTTGAACGGGCACTTTCCCCCACCAGAGCTCAGATAGCGCTTTAGCTCGGCCTGGTTACATGAGTTAAATACACGTGGGAAAGGGTGCCTGTGGGCGAGTGAGATAAGACAAGAAACAATCGAGCAAACAAGAATCCGAGATAAGTACATAACATTTTGGAGAATCAAGTTATTAAAGCAGCTTTTACAAAAGTCAGTGTCAGAGTCTCATTATCCAGTGCAGTCAGTAGTACACTGTCTATACTATAGACAATATTAAGAAGGTGTACAGTCTATACTATATTAAGAAGGTATAGAGGTATAAAGGTATAACATTAGAGCATCTGCTAAGTTCTCATGGGACAATTTACAAATTAGGTTTTTTTCCAGATAAGATGAGTGTTTAAGCTTGTAGTGTTTGGTAAAACCCTTCTGGGATATGTTGCCCTCACGCTCACTACACTGGTGCAGCTAAAGGGGACCTGGGGCAGTGCGGAGCCACTTTTGCCCCGGGGCCGTAGTCTCACCCCATAGACGCAGCCATGATGCAGCCTCCGTCCTCGGACAGGGCCTGGCAGCAGCTTTCACTGTCATGGCTCATACCAAAGTTATGGCCCATCTCATGGGCCATGGTGGCAGCTATCCCAACGGCACTTTCTGAGTGATcctgaagacagagagagagagagagagagagagagagagagagagagagagagagagagggagggatgaatGGGTAGACACAGAGATGATTTATGATGCCTGCGGCAGTTTCATGTGCCGTTCTTCCACCGAACCCAAATAAACCTCTAGTGACTCTACTTGCAATATCACAGGAAAATTCAGTTCTGACTTTGAGTTCAATGTTATTCTTATGGAGAAGTTAACATCATGTGAAATATTTGCGCTAACAAACATGTTTCTGCACACTCTCAAATAAAACAACTTAAATCTTTACGCTTGTTTTAACCTTAACCTTTCGCTGAAACAGATGGGCCTAAATCTTTATCACAGTAAAGGCCGTTACGTTGGCGCCACGGTGTGGCAATAATTGAAACTACATGTATGCTATCAGTGCAAACTCATGAATGTTAAATAGTTAATTTCTAACATGTTAGGACAACAAAATAAAACCCAAATTATAATGTTGGAAAACAAAAATAACACAACAATCTACAGTATTGTAATAAAATAACCAGTAAAAAGCTTTTTTAAATACCCACTAAAATATTTTCTACTAACAGAAACATGTTTAATGAACAAACAATTTTGGTAACCCAAATCTTCAGTCCTGACAGTTTTAATCCCACTCAGACAGATTTTCAATCTCCTGAAGCCATTCTCTGTCAACCTAAACAAACAAGGGTAGCATACAGTCACTTGAACAAAAATATAACTGAAGACAGAACTACTGACACAAAAATCATAAAGGATAATATTCCTAGCTTTACATTTAAGGAATGCAAGTGCCATGCATCATAATCATAACTTCTCATTGTTCACCTGTTGTTTTTTCAACTCAGTATTGCTTAAGGAAGGGGTCGACGACTCTGCTAAGCCCATGTCGACAAGCTCCCTCTGGGATCCTTGTGACCATTGCATCTGGTTGTCCAGAGTCTCCCAAATGTTGCTCTCAAAGGCATACGAGTCCCCAGCGGTGAACTCTGAGCACTGCCTTTTGGAGCACGACggtgtctcctcctcctcctcctcttcttcgtGCGTTCTTTTGCTTGGAAGCCCTGGATAGCCAAACATACAGACAAAACTGCCCGAGTTTAATAAATAGCGATGGCCATAACGAATGATTACGATTGGACAACGGTTGAATACACTGTTACTGTAAGTCATGTACAATTAcatagtgtgcagtgtgctgttGCTACTGTTGGACCATACACAAGTACAGGGGAAACGTCACTTGCCATTTTCAGGTTCCTCATGGCTGTTCCACTCAGACATAATCGTCTCTGAAGCCTAGCAGAAAGAAATCAGAAAATATGCAAATCACAAACAAATGTAGCACATTTGATTGGCATAACCATCATCTTGCCTTTTCTAACACAAACAATTCACAAACAGTACAAGAAGGTAAGTGTAGTGTTTAGGCAGCAAAAAAACCTTTTCAGAAGTACATCTGCTTCTGGAAACAAATCGCCCATTTATGACTCTCTGAAGTTTTTGATGTAAGGGGAAAGACAGGTCATAGCTGCTCTGCACCTAAAACAGACACATACGATAATGTTTTGGACATACATGAACAAATGACATTAAAGTTCAAGCTTAAGGCTGACTATGTACTATCTGTCAGATTTGATTTCAACAGCCACGTGAAGTGTACCTTCATGGTAGTCAGACAGGCGGTGCGAAAATCGACACTGCTACTGCTGCTCACAATACTCTTTACAGAGCTCAGAATCACCGACATGGCAGACTGAAGCCTCTCTTGGGACTATACACACAATCATATGCaggcacacactcaaacacaatgAAGCCAAATGCAGCTGTGAGCTGTGAGAATATATGAAGTTAAATTAAATGAATGGTGTCAAAACGTCTTGCCTTGTTTCTTTTTAGAAATCCCCTGAGGGCACTTTTCAGTAACGACTGCAGGGCTGATCTTACTTTGTCATCATTGTACCAAAGCACCTTGTCCAAACATCTCTCTAAAGTTTCTTCACTCccttaatataatgtaaaagGTAAAACAGACAGTGGTTACAACAAACGAAAATCCACTGCAGGTAAACTACAGACCCAGGAAGCATTACAAATGCAGGATGAACTGGGTCTAGCCGCTGCAGCAGGACTCACTGATCTGAACCGTACCGATGACGTCAGAGAGCTGGGAGTGGAAGGGGTCTCTGTACTCGAAGAGAAGGAAAAGCATGACAGTCTGCTGCACGGTGTGCTCAGGCTCAACCCGCCTCCCCTGCGGTTGAGTGTCGTCCTCATCGTCTACAGAAAACTCCACCTCACAGGACACAGATCCTAGATAgacaaaaaaagccacataCTTTGAGCATCACATGAACTAAACACCTTTTACAAAGGGGATTgttgattattttttttgtgtgttactgAGGAGATGGCCTTCCTTAGTGTTCCCCCTCAAACCGAACCCTGTACGTATATTACCCTGACCGCTTTGCGACTCTGCGTGGCGGACTCGAGCCAGCCCCAGCTCCACCCAGGCCGGGGAGTCAGCCAGGCTGTGGAGGAAGCTCAGCTGGGTCgccccttctcctctcttcagAGGAACACCACTGGGACTGTACACCAACACGTGACACGGATGTTAAGGTACAACTGCTCACAAGTCGAGGCAAAGCAAGTTCATTTGCTCAT
Encoded here:
- the LOC143526795 gene encoding disintegrin and metalloproteinase domain-containing protein 19-like, with product MAHEMGHNFGMSHDSESCCQALSEDGGCIMAASMGHPFPRVFNSCNQAELKRYLSSGGGKCPFNPPNTKAMYGGQRCGNGYLEEGEECDCGEVEECSSPCCNAHNCTLKAGAECAHGVCCQDCKLKSPGVLCRSISGTCDLPEYCDGKSEACPANFYLVDGSLCAHGAAYCYTGIFPKSLWNSFKVFTENMAVKVFVRLSPGALTDAQPAPDLCFTKVNEAGDSYGNCGKDLMGKYRGCTERDAKCGKIQCLSSATKPIEANAVAIDTTIREGRRQILCRGTHVYRLDQDEESQGDTLDPGLVMTGTKCGDNAICFDGECRNVSFLRADECNAKCHGHGLCNNNHNCHCDAGWAPPYCEEKGSGGSLDSGPVVPYSLFPLLALLPVFLCLGLAVLFLCWCYRKKLHSLKSTVHPPQRIHVNAAASPKSKTPTADVHASSALQIKRSGTDKPESQRSSPSGPPRSRHASVRPTVKPPPIPAYALHQQSPVLSEATSQPRPSPPVGAKPRPSPPNRPPPPCPITKTSHIKEEVSQRKGSEISPGLIQKGKSNLLPPTGHTRFQSEISGQS
- the LOC143526792 gene encoding type 2 DNA topoisomerase 6 subunit B-like isoform X4; its protein translation is MTSKLQQVIRLLMVLTRNDYTESKRSSARPDGRGGLLVLRVHSMQAVRRPTYTECQRNMSRMRLQRDFLPVSIFVTVLVKKTFKCSQTSLGLCILFARSRTTRTSRKRRPLLQHFFKDSVLLMLRAKNRLSLMDHAISMDSTIFSQTPFTMACLPTCTRMHPVLGERVALLLPSEVMEAGLCGELSMATLATLRPCMDQYPNWPTRLSHIHVLVYSPSGVPLKRGEGATQLSFLHSLADSPAWVELGLARVRHAESQSGQGSVSCEVEFSVDDEDDTQPQGRRVEPEHTVQQTVMLFLLFEYRDPFHSQLSDVIGTVQIRSEETLERCLDKVLWYNDDKVRSALQSLLKSALRGFLKRNKSQERLQSAMSVILSSVKSIVSSSSSVDFRTACLTTMKVQSSYDLSFPLHQKLQRVINGRFVSRSRCTSEKASETIMSEWNSHEEPENGLPSKRTHEEEEEEEETPSCSKRQCSEFTAGDSYAFESNIWETLDNQMQWSQGSQRELVDMGLAESSTPSLSNTELKKQQVDREWLQEIENLSEWD
- the LOC143526792 gene encoding type 2 DNA topoisomerase 6 subunit B-like isoform X5 → MITLSLNVAVLVQTAEGACWFCGSTACRLSDDQRTPLQLLVLGVSECQRNMSRMRLQRDFLPVSIFVTVLVKKTFKCSQTSLGLCILFARSRTTRTSRKRRPLLQHFFKDSVLLMLRAKNRLSLMDHAISMDSTIFSQTPFTMACLPTCTRMHPVLGERVALLLPSEVMEAGLCGELSMATLATLRPCMDQYPNWPTRLSHIHVLVYSPSGVPLKRGEGATQLSFLHSLADSPAWVELGLARVRHAESQSGQGSVSCEVEFSVDDEDDTQPQGRRVEPEHTVQQTVMLFLLFEYRDPFHSQLSDVIGTVQIRSEETLERCLDKVLWYNDDKVRSALQSLLKSALRGFLKRNKSQERLQSAMSVILSSVKSIVSSSSSVDFRTACLTTMKVQSSYDLSFPLHQKLQRVINGRFVSRSRCTSEKASETIMSEWNSHEEPENGLPSKRTHEEEEEEEETPSCSKRQCSEFTAGDSYAFESNIWETLDNQMQWSQGSQRELVDMGLAESSTPSLSNTELKKQQVDREWLQEIENLSEWD
- the LOC143526792 gene encoding type 2 DNA topoisomerase 6 subunit B-like isoform X2 → MTSKLQQVIRLLMVLTRNDYTESKRSSARPDGRGGLLVLRVHSMQAVRRPTYTVAAAGPWCFRMSEEHVQNEATARLSSSIYFCDCPCEEDLQMFSNIFGPLHFVCSFQDDQDKQETEAATATFLQRLSLVNAKVTIVFKVRDKEHSHSQVFRAKNRLSLMDHAISMDSTIFSQTPFTMACLPTCTRMHPVLGERVALLLPSEVMEAGLCGELSMATLATLRPCMDQYPNWPTRLSHIHVLVYSPSGVPLKRGEGATQLSFLHSLADSPAWVELGLARVRHAESQSGSVSCEVEFSVDDEDDTQPQGRRVEPEHTVQQTVMLFLLFEYRDPFHSQLSDVIGTVQIRSEETLERCLDKVLWYNDDKVRSALQSLLKSALRGFLKRNKSQERLQSAMSVILSSVKSIVSSSSSVDFRTACLTTMKVQSSYDLSFPLHQKLQRVINGRFVSRSRCTSEKASETIMSEWNSHEEPENGLPSKRTHEEEEEEEETPSCSKRQCSEFTAGDSYAFESNIWETLDNQMQWSQGSQRELVDMGLAESSTPSLSNTELKKQQVDREWLQEIENLSEWD
- the LOC143526792 gene encoding type 2 DNA topoisomerase 6 subunit B-like isoform X3, which translates into the protein MTSKLQQVIRLLMVLTRNDYTESKRSSARPDGRGGLLVLRVHSMQAVRRPTYTVAAAGPWCFRMSEEHVQNEATARLSSSIYFCDCPCEEDLQMFSNIFGPLHFVCSFQDDQDKQETEAATATFLQRLSLVNAKVTIVFKVRDKEHSHSQVFRAKNRLSLMDHAISMDSTIFSQTPFTMACLPTCTRMHPVLGERVALLLPSEVMEAGLCGELSMATLATLRPCMDQYPNWPTRLSHIHVLVYSPSGVPLKRGEGATQLSFLHSLADSPAWVELGLARVRHAESQSGQGSVSCEVEFSVDDEDDTQPQGRRVEPEHTVQQTVMLFLLFEYRDPFHSQLSDVIGSEETLERCLDKVLWYNDDKVRSALQSLLKSALRGFLKRNKSQERLQSAMSVILSSVKSIVSSSSSVDFRTACLTTMKVQSSYDLSFPLHQKLQRVINGRFVSRSRCTSEKASETIMSEWNSHEEPENGLPSKRTHEEEEEEEETPSCSKRQCSEFTAGDSYAFESNIWETLDNQMQWSQGSQRELVDMGLAESSTPSLSNTELKKQQVDREWLQEIENLSEWD
- the LOC143526792 gene encoding type 2 DNA topoisomerase 6 subunit B-like isoform X1, translating into MTSKLQQVIRLLMVLTRNDYTESKRSSARPDGRGGLLVLRVHSMQAVRRPTYTVAAAGPWCFRMSEEHVQNEATARLSSSIYFCDCPCEEDLQMFSNIFGPLHFVCSFQDDQDKQETEAATATFLQRLSLVNAKVTIVFKVRDKEHSHSQVFRAKNRLSLMDHAISMDSTIFSQTPFTMACLPTCTRMHPVLGERVALLLPSEVMEAGLCGELSMATLATLRPCMDQYPNWPTRLSHIHVLVYSPSGVPLKRGEGATQLSFLHSLADSPAWVELGLARVRHAESQSGQGSVSCEVEFSVDDEDDTQPQGRRVEPEHTVQQTVMLFLLFEYRDPFHSQLSDVIGTVQIRSEETLERCLDKVLWYNDDKVRSALQSLLKSALRGFLKRNKSQERLQSAMSVILSSVKSIVSSSSSVDFRTACLTTMKVQSSYDLSFPLHQKLQRVINGRFVSRSRCTSEKASETIMSEWNSHEEPENGLPSKRTHEEEEEEEETPSCSKRQCSEFTAGDSYAFESNIWETLDNQMQWSQGSQRELVDMGLAESSTPSLSNTELKKQQVDREWLQEIENLSEWD
- the LOC143526792 gene encoding type 2 DNA topoisomerase 6 subunit B-like isoform X8; translation: MFSNIFGPLHFVCSFQDDQDKQETEAATATFLQRLSLVNAKVTIVFKVRDKEHSHSQVFRAKNRLSLMDHAISMDSTIFSQTPFTMACLPTCTRMHPVLGERVALLLPSEVMEAGLCGELSMATLATLRPCMDQYPNWPTRLSHIHVLVYSPSGVPLKRGEGATQLSFLHSLADSPAWVELGLARVRHAESQSGQGSVSCEVEFSVDDEDDTQPQGRRVEPEHTVQQTVMLFLLFEYRDPFHSQLSDVIGTVQIRSEETLERCLDKVLWYNDDKVRSALQSLLKSALRGFLKRNKSQERLQSAMSVILSSVKSIVSSSSSVDFRTACLTTMKVQSSYDLSFPLHQKLQRVINGRFVSRSRCTSEKASETIMSEWNSHEEPENGLPSKRTHEEEEEEEETPSCSKRQCSEFTAGDSYAFESNIWETLDNQMQWSQGSQRELVDMGLAESSTPSLSNTELKKQQVDREWLQEIENLSEWD
- the LOC143526792 gene encoding type 2 DNA topoisomerase 6 subunit B-like isoform X7 — protein: MSEEHVQNEATARLSSSIYFCDCPCEEDLQMFSNIFGPLHFVCSFQDDQDKQETEAATATFLQRLSLVNAKVTIVFKVRDKEHSHSQVFRAKNRLSLMDHAISMDSTIFSQTPFTMACLPTCTRMHPVLGERVALLLPSEVMEAGLCGELSMATLATLRPCMDQYPNWPTRLSHIHVLVYSPSGVPLKRGEGATQLSFLHSLADSPAWVELGLARVRHAESQSGQGSVSCEVEFSVDDEDDTQPQGRRVEPEHTVQQTVMLFLLFEYRDPFHSQLSDVIGTVQIRSEETLERCLDKVLWYNDDKVRSALQSLLKSALRGFLKRNKSQERLQSAMSVILSSVKSIVSSSSSVDFRTACLTTMKVQSSYDLSFPLHQKLQRVINGRFVSRSRCTSEKASETIMSEWNSHEEPENGLPSKRTHEEEEEEEETPSCSKRQCSEFTAGDSYAFESNIWETLDNQMQWSQGSQRELVDMGLAESSTPSLSNTELKKQQVDREWLQEIENLSEWD
- the LOC143526792 gene encoding type 2 DNA topoisomerase 6 subunit B-like isoform X6; its protein translation is MTSKLQQVIRLLMVLTRNDYTESKRSSARPDGRGGLLVLRVHSMQAVRRPTYTECQRNMSRMRLQRDFLPVSIFVTVLVKKTFKCSQTSLGLCILFARSRTTRTSRKRRPLLQHFFKDSVLLMLRTPFTMACLPTCTRMHPVLGERVALLLPSEVMEAGLCGELSMATLATLRPCMDQYPNWPTRLSHIHVLVYSPSGVPLKRGEGATQLSFLHSLADSPAWVELGLARVRHAESQSGQGSVSCEVEFSVDDEDDTQPQGRRVEPEHTVQQTVMLFLLFEYRDPFHSQLSDVIGTVQIRSEETLERCLDKVLWYNDDKVRSALQSLLKSALRGFLKRNKSQERLQSAMSVILSSVKSIVSSSSSVDFRTACLTTMKVQSSYDLSFPLHQKLQRVINGRFVSRSRCTSEKASETIMSEWNSHEEPENGLPSKRTHEEEEEEEETPSCSKRQCSEFTAGDSYAFESNIWETLDNQMQWSQGSQRELVDMGLAESSTPSLSNTELKKQQVDREWLQEIENLSEWD